The Candidatus Roseilinea sp. genome contains a region encoding:
- a CDS encoding ABC transporter, with amino-acid sequence MIEIRTLSKSYGGRTALEGVSLSVAQGAIFGLIGPRGAGKTTLLKILATLVAPSAGDAFVAGRSVVNEPLRVRRQVGYLPSDFGVYPDQTCAEYIAFFAACYGVPPKERATLAADLLQLVDLYHRKDTPADQLTPAMRQRLGIARVLAHDPRVLLLDEPLASLDPRARVEARELLKELSSMGKTILLTAPNLAVVQDLCTHAALLQAGQIAQTGSLEDILAVMPPYRTIAVKFLGDARLAMNLIQAAHGVVDVQPFNQPSASSDVLAGVALLKELRVTFDGTYAAASALLRSLMHSGVQVVSFAED; translated from the coding sequence GTGATCGAAATCCGGACACTGAGCAAATCCTACGGGGGACGGACGGCGCTGGAGGGGGTCTCCCTATCTGTGGCGCAGGGCGCGATCTTCGGCCTGATCGGCCCTCGCGGCGCGGGCAAGACTACGTTGCTGAAGATCCTGGCGACGCTCGTGGCGCCGTCGGCGGGTGATGCGTTCGTCGCCGGGCGTTCAGTGGTGAACGAGCCGTTGCGCGTGCGGCGACAGGTGGGCTATCTGCCCAGCGATTTCGGCGTTTACCCCGATCAAACGTGCGCGGAGTACATCGCGTTCTTTGCGGCATGTTACGGTGTGCCGCCGAAGGAGCGCGCGACATTAGCCGCGGATTTATTACAGTTGGTGGACTTGTATCATCGCAAGGATACGCCGGCCGACCAACTGACGCCCGCCATGCGCCAGCGCCTGGGCATCGCGCGCGTTCTGGCGCACGATCCGCGCGTGTTGCTGCTCGACGAACCATTGGCCAGTCTGGACCCCCGCGCACGGGTCGAAGCGCGCGAGCTGCTTAAGGAGCTGAGCAGCATGGGCAAGACCATTTTGCTCACCGCGCCCAACCTGGCTGTGGTGCAAGACCTATGTACCCACGCGGCGCTACTGCAAGCCGGCCAGATCGCGCAAACCGGCTCGCTTGAGGACATCCTGGCGGTCATGCCGCCCTATCGCACGATTGCCGTGAAGTTCCTCGGCGATGCCCGGCTGGCGATGAACCTGATTCAGGCAGCCCATGGCGTGGTGGATGTGCAGCCGTTCAACCAACCATCGGCGTCCTCCGATGTGCTGGCCGGCGTTGCGCTGTTGAAAGAGCTGCGCGTGACGTTCGATGGCACCTACGCGGCTGCCAGCGCGTTGTTGCGCTCGCTCATGCACAGCGGCGTGCAGGTGGTTTCATTTGCGGAGGACTGA
- the rbsA gene encoding ribose import ATP-binding protein RbsA — MLLEMRGISKRFGGTQALDNVHFAVDRGEVVGLLGENGAGKSTLIKILAGVHSRDQGDILMDGRPVAIHNPQDAQRLGVAVIYQELNLTPNQTVAENVFLHRPQRMSKLLGKLGFVDRARRERETQALFEQLGIVGLDPRRKVGELSVAFQQLTEIAKALAFDARLIVMDEPTSALPDEEVEHLFAIVRRLKARGLGVVFVSHRLNEVRAICDRVVVLRDGQNAGELPIAEASDARLIAMMVGRPIENLYPKRPAQPGAVVLEVEGLTRRGVIEDITFHICAGEVVGLAGLVGSGRTEVARAIFGADRVDGGTIRLNGRPVHIRSPQDARRLGIGYVPEDRKVQGLVLGMTVRDNTALTVLRQLARGGQFISWPEVERTAQRYVDELQVRPPRTDLLVGSLSGGNQQKVVLAKWLAANLNVLLLDEPTRGIDVGAKAEIHALIDELAHRGMAILLISSELPEVLAMSDRILVMSEGRLVGELSRAEATQERILTLASSKRLTHGMRQP; from the coding sequence ATGCTCTTGGAGATGCGCGGCATCAGCAAGCGCTTTGGCGGCACGCAGGCGCTGGACAACGTGCACTTCGCCGTGGACCGCGGCGAGGTGGTGGGGCTGCTGGGCGAGAACGGCGCCGGCAAATCCACGCTCATCAAAATCCTGGCCGGCGTGCACAGCCGCGACCAGGGCGACATCCTCATGGACGGCCGGCCGGTCGCCATCCACAACCCGCAGGACGCCCAGCGGCTGGGCGTCGCCGTCATCTACCAAGAGCTGAACCTCACGCCGAACCAGACCGTCGCCGAGAACGTCTTCTTGCATCGGCCGCAGCGCATGAGCAAGCTGCTGGGCAAGCTGGGCTTCGTCGACCGCGCCCGCCGCGAGCGGGAGACACAGGCGCTCTTCGAGCAGCTCGGCATCGTCGGGCTGGACCCGCGCCGCAAAGTTGGCGAGCTGTCGGTCGCCTTTCAGCAGCTCACTGAGATCGCCAAGGCGCTGGCGTTCGACGCCCGGCTGATTGTGATGGATGAGCCGACCTCGGCGCTGCCGGATGAGGAGGTGGAACACCTCTTCGCGATCGTCCGCCGGCTGAAGGCGCGCGGCCTGGGCGTGGTGTTCGTCTCGCACCGCCTGAACGAGGTGCGCGCCATTTGCGACCGCGTCGTGGTGCTGCGCGATGGCCAAAACGCCGGCGAGCTGCCCATCGCCGAGGCCAGCGACGCGCGCCTGATCGCGATGATGGTGGGCCGCCCGATCGAGAACCTCTACCCCAAGCGGCCGGCCCAGCCGGGCGCGGTGGTGTTGGAGGTGGAGGGCTTGACGCGGCGCGGCGTGATCGAGGACATCACTTTCCACATCTGCGCCGGCGAGGTGGTCGGGCTGGCCGGGCTGGTCGGCTCTGGGCGCACGGAAGTGGCGCGGGCTATCTTCGGCGCCGACCGCGTGGATGGCGGCACGATCCGGCTGAACGGCCGGCCGGTGCACATCCGCTCGCCGCAGGACGCGCGCCGGCTGGGCATCGGTTACGTGCCCGAGGATCGCAAAGTGCAAGGGCTGGTGCTGGGCATGACTGTGCGGGACAACACCGCGCTCACTGTGCTGCGCCAACTGGCGCGCGGCGGGCAGTTCATCAGTTGGCCGGAGGTGGAGCGCACCGCGCAGCGCTACGTGGACGAGCTACAAGTGCGCCCTCCGCGCACCGACTTGCTCGTCGGCTCGCTCTCCGGCGGCAACCAGCAAAAGGTGGTGCTGGCTAAGTGGCTGGCCGCCAACCTCAACGTGCTGCTGCTCGACGAACCCACGCGCGGCATTGACGTGGGCGCCAAGGCCGAGATTCACGCCCTGATTGACGAGCTGGCGCATCGCGGCATGGCCATCTTGCTGATCTCATCGGAGCTGCCGGAGGTGCTGGCCATGAGCGATCGCATACTGGTGATGAGCGAAGGCCGGCTGGTGGGCGAACTCTCCCGCGCCGAAGCCACCCAGGAGCGCATACTGACGCTGGCCAGCAGCAAACGACTTACGCATGGGATGCGTCAGCCCTGA
- a CDS encoding chromosome condensation protein CcrB: MDNVALNRMLLVGLGGCVGAVLRYLFSGYVQGVMQNVQFPYGTMAVNLTGCFIIGLLSQLADARGVFTTEARLFVFTGMLGGYTTFSTFANESMNLLRDGQALSTFANVSAQVVLGLLAVWLGRAVAALIWR, translated from the coding sequence ATGGATAACGTCGCGCTCAATCGCATGTTGTTGGTGGGCTTAGGCGGCTGCGTCGGCGCGGTGCTGCGCTACCTGTTCAGCGGCTACGTGCAGGGTGTGATGCAGAACGTGCAATTCCCCTACGGAACGATGGCCGTGAACCTCACCGGCTGCTTCATCATCGGCCTGCTGTCGCAACTGGCCGACGCGCGCGGCGTGTTCACCACCGAGGCGCGCCTGTTCGTGTTCACCGGCATGCTGGGCGGATACACGACATTCTCCACCTTTGCCAACGAGTCCATGAACCTGCTGCGCGACGGCCAGGCGCTGAGCACGTTCGCCAATGTCTCGGCGCAAGTCGTGCTCGGCCTGCTGGCAGTTTGGTTGGGCCGCGCCGTCGCTGCCCTGATCTGGAGGTGA
- a CDS encoding transporter — protein MWHSSLARFAWLSIAAAIFTLGLKGVAYLLTGSIGLLSDALESLINLAGALMALVMLKLAARPPDEEHAYGHTKAEYFSSGIEGGLITVAAISIGVAALNRLWHPQPIAQPGLGLAVSIVASSINLGTALVLHNAGRRYNSITLEANAKHLLTDVLTSVVVLGGVALVVLTGWLWLDPILALIVAVNIARMGIPLLARSANGLLDAGLPEADVAKVYGVLDRYANSEGIRYHALRTRQAAARSFISVHILVPGQWSVQCGHHLLERIEADIRSALPNATVFTHLEPLEDAVSWRDQTLERNDEPIGAPPNGRQMDETVTGSDARRKLASGDEARCRRRLEGPARTVNVD, from the coding sequence ATGTGGCATTCGTCGCTGGCGCGCTTCGCATGGCTTTCCATCGCTGCGGCGATCTTCACCCTTGGCCTGAAGGGCGTGGCCTACCTGCTCACGGGCTCCATCGGTCTGCTCTCCGATGCGCTCGAATCACTGATCAACTTGGCTGGCGCGCTGATGGCGCTGGTGATGTTAAAGCTGGCCGCGCGCCCCCCCGACGAAGAGCACGCCTACGGCCATACCAAAGCCGAATACTTCTCCAGCGGGATTGAGGGCGGGCTGATCACCGTCGCAGCGATCAGCATCGGCGTCGCAGCGCTCAACCGGCTGTGGCATCCACAACCCATCGCTCAGCCGGGGCTGGGCCTGGCCGTCTCCATCGTTGCATCGTCGATCAACCTCGGCACAGCGCTTGTGTTGCACAACGCGGGCCGGCGATACAACTCCATCACACTGGAAGCCAACGCCAAGCATCTGCTCACCGACGTGCTCACTTCGGTCGTCGTGCTAGGCGGCGTGGCGCTGGTCGTACTCACCGGTTGGCTTTGGCTCGATCCGATCCTTGCGCTGATCGTCGCCGTCAACATCGCCCGGATGGGCATCCCACTGCTCGCTCGCTCGGCGAATGGCTTGCTCGACGCCGGCCTGCCAGAAGCCGATGTCGCAAAGGTGTACGGCGTGCTCGACCGCTACGCCAACAGCGAGGGCATCCGATACCATGCGTTGCGCACGCGCCAGGCTGCCGCGCGCAGCTTCATCTCAGTGCATATCCTCGTGCCGGGCCAGTGGAGCGTGCAATGCGGCCATCACTTGCTGGAGCGCATCGAGGCCGACATCCGCAGCGCGCTGCCCAACGCCACGGTGTTCACGCACCTCGAGCCGTTGGAAGATGCGGTATCGTGGCGCGACCAAACGTTGGAGCGCAACGACGAACCGATTGGAGCGCCACCTAACGGCAGGCAAATGGATGAAACAGTGACCGGATCGGACGCAAGGCGTAAACTCGCGTCCGGCGATGAAGCTCGCTGTCGTCGGCGACTAGAAGGCCCCGCGAGAACCGTCAATGTTGACTGA
- a CDS encoding UDP-glucose 4-epimerase-like protein, whose protein sequence is MKFLITGGAGFLGVALANALARQGHVVRVIDDVSTGDPSRLDPAVHFTRGDVNDVPKLWSLLQGVDCAYHLAARVSVSESILYPREYNATNVGGTVALIQAVRDASVRRLVFTSSGAIYGEQPDEHVREDAIPNPGSPYAVSKLAAEYYVNTIGALWGIDTVILRVFNAYGPGQPLRASHPPVVPAVIRQALSGGSIIVHGDGRQQRDFVYVDDVVSALIAAATAPNVNRLIINVGSGVPTSINELVATVGRVIGKELTPLRVTAESGGVSRLCADLQRARERLGYTPKVSLEEGIRRTVEAFRASGA, encoded by the coding sequence ATGAAATTCTTGATCACGGGCGGCGCTGGCTTCCTCGGCGTCGCGTTGGCAAATGCGCTGGCCCGTCAGGGCCACGTGGTGCGCGTGATTGACGACGTGAGCACAGGCGACCCATCGCGCCTCGACCCGGCCGTGCACTTCACGCGCGGCGACGTCAACGATGTCCCCAAACTCTGGTCGCTCTTGCAAGGCGTGGACTGCGCCTATCACCTAGCGGCCCGTGTGTCGGTGTCTGAATCCATCTTGTATCCGCGCGAGTACAACGCGACGAACGTGGGCGGCACGGTGGCCTTGATCCAGGCGGTGCGCGATGCCAGCGTGCGTCGGCTCGTGTTCACCTCCTCCGGCGCGATTTACGGCGAGCAGCCCGACGAACACGTGCGCGAGGACGCGATTCCTAACCCGGGCTCACCCTACGCGGTGAGCAAGCTGGCTGCCGAATACTACGTGAACACCATCGGCGCGCTGTGGGGCATAGACACGGTGATCCTGCGCGTGTTCAACGCCTATGGCCCCGGCCAGCCGTTGCGCGCCTCGCATCCGCCGGTCGTGCCGGCGGTGATCCGCCAGGCGCTCAGCGGCGGCTCGATCATCGTCCACGGCGACGGCCGACAGCAGCGCGACTTCGTCTACGTGGACGATGTGGTGAGCGCGCTGATCGCGGCGGCGACCGCGCCGAACGTCAATCGCCTGATCATCAACGTCGGCAGCGGCGTGCCCACCAGCATCAACGAGCTGGTGGCGACGGTGGGGCGGGTGATCGGCAAGGAGTTGACCCCGCTGCGCGTGACGGCAGAAAGCGGCGGCGTGTCGCGTTTGTGCGCCGACCTGCAGCGCGCGCGTGAGCGCCTGGGTTACACGCCGAAGGTCTCATTGGAAGAGGGCATCCGCCGGACGGTTGAGGCGTTCAGGGCAAGCGGCGCCTGA
- a CDS encoding histidine triad nucleotide-binding protein, with product MPTDTLFAKIARREVPAQIVYQDEVVTAFHDINPVAPTHILIIPNQVIPTMNDATDDDAALLGRLMLTAQKIAKQVGIAESGYRLVVNCNPDGGQSVYHLHIHLLGGRKMTWPPG from the coding sequence ATGCCGACTGACACTCTCTTCGCAAAGATCGCGCGCCGCGAGGTGCCGGCGCAGATCGTGTATCAGGACGAAGTGGTGACGGCCTTTCACGACATCAATCCCGTTGCCCCAACGCATATCCTGATTATCCCTAACCAAGTCATTCCCACGATGAACGACGCGACGGATGATGACGCGGCGCTGCTCGGCCGGTTGATGCTGACGGCGCAAAAGATCGCCAAACAGGTGGGTATTGCCGAAAGCGGCTATCGGCTGGTGGTGAACTGCAACCCCGATGGTGGGCAATCGGTGTATCACCTGCACATCCATCTGCTTGGCGGGCGCAAGATGACCTGGCCGCCCGGTTGA
- a CDS encoding MFS transporter translates to MLANIKDITRLTAIRFIVLLGLVSLFADVTYEGARSIAGPFLAVLGASGTAVGIVAGLGELLGYGLRLISGAISDRTRQYWAITLAGYAINLFAAPLMALAGRWEIAAMLMIAERIGKAIRTPARDAMLSHATQATGRGWGFGLHEAMDQIGAVAGPLVVSAVLLLRDDYPAAFAVLAIPAVLAIGALLLARWLYPRPRELEIARPQLKPQGLPRVYWLYLAGAALAAAGFADFPLIAFHFEKNGIAPQNLIPVLYAVAMGVDAVAALVFGRLFDRIGPVVLAAVTGLSALFAPLVFLGGLPAAAVGMALWGIGMGAQESILRAAVAGMVHADRRGTAYGIFNTGYGVAWFLGSALMGVLYDASLSALIAFSVVVQLGAVGMFWRLRGLR, encoded by the coding sequence ATGCTCGCCAACATCAAAGACATCACGCGGCTCACCGCCATCCGCTTCATCGTGCTGCTCGGTTTAGTCAGCCTGTTTGCCGATGTGACGTATGAGGGCGCGCGCAGCATCGCCGGGCCGTTTCTGGCCGTGCTTGGCGCGAGCGGCACGGCCGTCGGCATCGTAGCAGGGTTGGGCGAACTGCTCGGCTACGGGTTGCGTCTGATCTCCGGCGCAATCAGCGACCGCACCCGGCAGTACTGGGCCATCACCCTCGCCGGCTACGCTATCAACTTGTTCGCCGCGCCGCTCATGGCGCTGGCCGGCCGGTGGGAGATCGCCGCGATGCTGATGATAGCCGAGCGCATCGGCAAGGCGATCCGCACGCCGGCGCGCGACGCAATGCTCTCACACGCCACCCAGGCCACCGGGCGCGGTTGGGGCTTCGGCCTGCACGAGGCCATGGACCAGATCGGCGCGGTAGCCGGGCCGCTCGTCGTCTCCGCCGTGCTGCTCCTGCGCGATGATTATCCGGCGGCTTTTGCCGTCCTGGCGATTCCGGCTGTGCTGGCGATCGGCGCACTCCTGCTGGCGCGATGGCTCTATCCGCGTCCTCGCGAACTCGAGATCGCTCGGCCCCAACTGAAGCCACAAGGATTGCCGCGCGTCTATTGGCTCTACCTCGCCGGCGCGGCGCTGGCGGCTGCCGGATTCGCCGATTTCCCCCTGATCGCCTTCCACTTCGAGAAGAATGGCATCGCGCCACAGAACCTCATCCCAGTTTTGTACGCAGTGGCGATGGGCGTGGATGCGGTTGCGGCATTGGTCTTCGGACGGCTGTTCGACCGGATCGGACCCGTGGTTCTAGCAGCCGTAACGGGGCTGAGCGCGCTCTTTGCGCCGCTGGTCTTCCTGGGCGGCTTACCGGCAGCAGCCGTCGGTATGGCGCTTTGGGGCATCGGCATGGGCGCGCAGGAATCCATTCTGCGGGCGGCAGTCGCTGGGATGGTCCACGCCGACCGACGCGGGACGGCCTACGGCATCTTCAACACCGGCTATGGGGTTGCCTGGTTCCTGGGCAGCGCGCTGATGGGCGTGCTCTATGACGCATCGCTGTCGGCGCTCATCGCCTTCTCGGTCGTCGTTCAGCTCGGGGCGGTGGGGATGTTCTGGCGATTGAGGGGACTTCGTTAG